From Rutidosis leptorrhynchoides isolate AG116_Rl617_1_P2 chromosome 3, CSIRO_AGI_Rlap_v1, whole genome shotgun sequence, a single genomic window includes:
- the LOC139896259 gene encoding cytochrome c1-2, heme protein, mitochondrial-like: MAGGRGIYHLLRGRLHSHSAASPALSSLISKKDQDGSGSNGSKSLRAIALVGAGLSGLLSFTTIASADEAEHGLESPSYPWPHQGILSSYDHASIRRGHQVYTQVCASCHSMGLISYRDLVGVAYTEEETKAMAAEIEVVDGPNDEGEMFTRPGKLSDRFPQPYANEQAARFANGGAYPPDLSLITKARHNGQNYVFALLTGYRDPPAGVSIREGLHYNPYFPGGAIAMPKMLMDGAVEYEDGTPATEAQMGKDVVSFLSWAAEPEMEERKLMGFKWIFVLSLALLQAAYYRRLRWSVLKSRKLVLDVVN; encoded by the exons ATGGCTGGTGGTAGGGGAATTTACCACTTGCTGAGGGGAAGGCTCCATTCTCATTCAGCT GCCTCTCCAGCTTTGTCATCTCTGATTTCTAAGAAAGATCAGGATGGATCTGGATCTAATGGTTCAAAATCACTGAGGGCGATTGCACTCGTTGGGGCCGGTCTATCAGGGCTTTTAAGCTTTACAACTATAGCTTCTGCTGATGAAGCTGAGCATGGTTTGGAATCTCCAAGCTATCCCTGGCCTCACCAAGGCATTCTTAGCTCATATGATCATGCTTC GATTCGACGTGGTCACCAGGTGTACACACAAGTATGTGCATCTTGTCATTCAATGGGTTTGATTTCATATCGTGACTTGGTGGGTGTGGCATACACAGAAGAGGAAACAAAGGCAATGGCTGCTGAAATCGAGGTGGTCGATGGTCCTAACGATGAGGGTGAGATGTTCACTCGCCCTGGAAAGCTTAGCGATCGATTTCCGCAACCTTATGCAAATGAGCAAGCTGCTAGGTTTGCCAACGGAGGGGCGTATCCTCCAGATCTGAGTCTGATTACCAAA GCTCGTCATAATGGCCAGAACTATGTGTTTGCGCTCCTGACTGGCTATCGCGATCCTCCTGCTGGTGTTTCA ATCAGGGAAGGTTTGCACTATAATCCGTACTTTCCTGGGGGAGCTATTGCAATGCCCAAAATGCTTATGGATGGCGCTGTTGAATATGAAGATGGTACTCCTGCAACTGAGGCCCAG ATGGGAAAAGATGTCGTCTCATTTTTGAGTTGGGCTGCAGAACCAGAAATGGAAGAAAGAAAACTG ATGGGATTTAAGTGGATATTTGTACTGTCATTGGCCTTGCTCCAAGCTGCTTATTACAGGCGTTTGAGATGGTCGGTTCTAAAGTCACGTAAGCTCGTTCTTGACGTTGTCAACTAG
- the LOC139896261 gene encoding thymidylate kinase-like: MHACRFTLSKFLNFGAAAAKGSVNRQLSFKCFSRKVHMENIHNGDGRGALIVLEGLDRSGKTSQSGRLVSYLDGLGYPVESWRFPDRDTAVGKMISSYLLNQSQLDDHTIHLLFSANRWEKRSLMEAKLKSGTSLIVDRYSYSGVAFSSAKGLDIEWCKAPEVGLLAPDLVVYLDIPPEKAAERGGYGGERYEQLEFQKNVARYYKMLSDSSWKIIDACLPMEDVEKQLKEVVLDCVTSCRKGKPVSQLWLS; encoded by the exons ATGCATGCTTGCCGTTTCACTCTGTCTAAGTTTTT AAACTTTGGAGCTGCGGCTGCTAAAGGATCAGTAAACCGCCAGTTGTCATTCAAGTGTTTTTCCAGAAAAGTTCACATGGAAAATATTCACAATGGTGATGGAAGAGGTGCTCTTATTGTTCTAGAAGGTTTGGATCGAAGTGGGAAGACGTCACAATCTGGTAGGCTCGTTTCGTACTTGGACGGTCTCGGGTACCCAGTTGAATCATGGCGGTTTCCTGATAGAGATACTGCTGTCGGGAAAATGATATCTTCTTATCTTTTAAATCAATCTCAGTTGGATGATCACACAATTCATCTTCTCTTTAGTGCAAATCGTTGGGAGAAAAG ATCGTTGATGGAGGCTAAGCTTAAAAGTGGTACTTCTCTGATTGTCGATCGGTATTCTTATTCAGGGGTCGCTTTCTCATCTGCCAAAGGTCTAGATATTGAATGGTGTAAG GCTCCAGAAGTGGGTCTGCTGGCACCTGATCTGGTGGTGTACCTCGACATACCTCCAGAG AAAGCGGCTGAAAGAGGTGGATATGGAGGTGAAAGATATGAGCAACTGGAGTTTCAGAAAAATGTTGCTCGATACTATAAGATGCTTAGCGATTCATCATGGAAG ATTATAGATGCATGCCTCCCTATGGAAGATGTTGAGAAACAGCTCAAGGAGGTTGTCTTGGACTGTGTCACGTCTTGCCGAAAAGGGAAACCAGTTTCTCAGCTCTGGTTGTCTTAA
- the LOC139896260 gene encoding COP9 signalosome complex subunit 3-like, translating to MNLNVNPVDSLVTEIQGLSGNTRDVNDLNNRLKQSEDVIRSQAATYASCLTRLDPAIHSLGYLYILEACTTGPIPEAQVNEFVLSVVRFIDVCSVQQIRLVPHKFISVCKRLHEQVMNLGAPIRAVAPLLTAIRKIEPSTERLTPLHPRFLQVCLLAKCYKTGYSILEDDIWEVDQPKDFFLYCYYGGMICIGQKRYAKALELFHNVVTAPMSTMNAIAVEAYKKYILVSLIHLRQFSASLPKYTSSVAQRSLKNFSQAYIDLANTYSTGNVAELEAFVNANQDKFENGNNLGLVKQVVKSMHKRNIQRLTQTYLTLSLQDIANTAQINTPKEAEMHVLEMIEDGEIFAAINQKDGMVRFLEDPEEYKTCEIIEHIDSSIQRRMKLSKKLTANDESMSCDPLYLSKVGRERPRFDFDDFDGVPQKFNL from the exons ATGAACTTGAATGTAAACCCTGTGGATTCGCTGGTGACTGAAATCCAAGGGTTATCTGGAAACACACGAGATGTAAATGACTTGAACAATCGTTTAAAACAATCTGAAGACGTGATTCGTTCTCAGGCCGCTACTTATGCTTCATGTCTCACCAGACTTGATCCTGCGATTCATTCTCTTGGTTATCTCTATATTTT GGAAGCATGTACGACAGGTCCTATTCCAGAAGCACAAGTCAACGAGTTTGTTCTCTCAGTTGTCAGATTTATAGATGTGTGTAGTGTACAGCAGATTCGTTTGGTGCCTCACAAGT TTATATCTGTTTGTAAAAGATTACACGAGCAAGTTATGAATCTTGGTGCTCCAATAAGAGCTGTAGCTCCTTTGCTGACCGCTATTCGCAAGATCGAACCATCCACAGAGCGTTTAACTCCCTTACATCCACGCTTTTTACAAGTCTGTTTGTTGGCTAAGTGTTATAAAACTGGTTATAGCATTTTGGAGGATGATATATGGGAAGTTGATCAACCAAAGGACTTCTTCCTATACTGCTATTATGG GGGGATGATTTGCATAGGGCAAAAACGTTATGCCAAAGCATTGGAGCTTTTCCACAAT GTAGTAACTGCTCCTATGTCTACCATGAATGCTATAGCTGTGGAAGCTTACAAAAAATACATTCTGGTTTCACTCATACATCTTCGCCAG TTTTCTGCCAGTTTACCCAAGTATACGTCTTCAGTTGCTCAAAGGAGTCTAAAGAACTTCTCCCAG GCCTACATTGATCTTGCGAATACTTATAGCACTGGAAATGTTGCAGAACTTGAAGCATTTGTTAATGCAAACCAGGATAAATTTGAGAAT GGAAACAATCTTGGATTGGTAAAGCAAGTTGTGAAGTCTATGCACAAAAGGAACATTCAGAGGTTGACTCAAACTTATTTGACTCTATCCTTGCAAGACATAGCCAACACTGCGCAAATCAATACCCCTAAGGAGGCTGAAATGCATGTTCTTGAAATG ATTGAGGATGGGGAGATCTTTGCAGCGATTAATCAGAAGGATGGAATGGTTAGATTCCTTGAGGATCCTGAAGAATATAAAACGTGTGAGATTATTGAGCACATTGATTCATCAATTCAAAG ACGCATGAAGCTTTCGAAGAAACTGACAGCGAATGATGAATCTATGTCGTGTGACCCCCTTTATCTGTCCAAG GTTGGGAGAGAGCGACCAAGATTTGACTTTGATGATTTTGATGGTGTTCCTCAGAAGTTCAACTTGTGA